A single genomic interval of Aedes aegypti strain LVP_AGWG chromosome 1, AaegL5.0 Primary Assembly, whole genome shotgun sequence harbors:
- the LOC110674785 gene encoding zinc finger protein 391-like, with translation MDNHNDLYINSDQQNYQIVEYVADDNTQQSVSEVASSTIWPPVFDESEFQLFPNEAVGVFQPVPAESAAFQNESDLKAIWPQIFDNSEFQQYPCAAPLQFQTDSDYQAYLDTLPVEEVLKRIQEHYPSSEWPDSTIPQCVNDFSVAAPEGAATDIPITKYTPIAECTSTHKDQVPQQPLNKCEILVKMMDNPESAPSNSIPQKPRRKRRIKKVQTFTSLWNCELCGKAFKSKGGQVQHNQQIHFGPTPHVCNICGKRFRDFDTMEQHRQRHLMKDKPFKCSECPKQFIRRSDLQRHIVLHHSVSPHQCDICGKVFDRADHVTDHKWSHTNGTLKKVKV, from the exons ATGGATAATCATAACGATCTTTACATTAATTCTGATCAACAAAATTATCAGATCGTGGAATATGTGGCAGATGACAACACTCAACAATCAGTCAGTGAAGTGGCTTCCAGTACTATTTGGCCACCAGTATTCGACGAATCGGAATTTCAGTTGTTCCCTAACGAAGCAGTAGGCGTGTTTCAACCGGTCCCAGCAGAAAGTGCTGCATTTCAAAATGAATCAGATTTAAAAG CTATTTGGCCACAAATTTTCGATAATTCGGAATTTCAGCAGTACCCTTGTGCTGCACCTCTtcaatttcaaactgattcagaCTACCAGGCCTACTTGGATACACTTCCTGTGGAAGAAGTGCTGAAGAGAATTCAGGAACACTACCCATCATCGGAGTGGCCAGACAGCACAATCCCCCAATGCGTCAATGACTTCAGCGTAGCTGCACCAGAAGGGGCCGCAACTGACATCCCAATCACGAAATACACGCCAATTGCGGAGTGCACGTCAACGCACAAAGATCAAGTACCTCAACAACCTCTCAACAAATGCGAGATACTAGTTAAAATGATGGACAATCCTGAATCAGCGCCATCTAACAGTATTCCGCAAAAGCCCCGCAGGAAAAGGAGGATCAAGAAGGTACAAACGTTCACCAGCTTGTGGAACTGTGAGCTATGCGGCAAGGCGTTCAAATCCAAAGGAGGACAGGTTCAGCACAATCAGCAGATCCATTTCGGTCCAACGCCGCATGTCTGCAATATCTGCGGCAAACGATTCAGGGACTTCGACACGATGGAGCAACACCGGCAGCGCCATCTGATGAAGGATAAGCCGTTCAAGTGCAGCGAGTGCCCGAAGCAGTTCATTCGCCGTTCGGATCTTCAGCGACATATCGTGCTGCATCATAGCGTAAGTCCTCATCAGTGCGACATTTGCGGAAAGGTATTTGACCGGGCAGATCATGTGACCGACCATAAGTGGAGCCATACCAATGGTACGCTTAAGAAGGTGAAGGTTtga